In Halanaeroarchaeum sp. HSR-CO, one DNA window encodes the following:
- a CDS encoding aspartate aminotransferase family protein has protein sequence MNGFVFSQKPIEIESGSGPYLTSTDGTEYLDMGASYAVASVGHSHPDVVAAVQQQAEELLFVQGSYPVAVRQALREKLAAIAPGDLEDVWLANSGTEANEAALKFARHATGRSKIVAANRAFHGRTMGSLAATWKGKYKQGFEPLAGDFVHVPYDDPEALAAAVDEETAAVILEPIQGEGGIRPASTEYLQTAREVTAETGAALVFDEIQTGLGRTGTMWAHETAGVVPDALTVAKGLGSGLPVSATVVADWIADDPGNHGSTFSGSPIVAAAAGATLDVIEAESLVENAASVGGYLQSRLAALDEPRDVRGEGLLVGIEVKRGANRHLKHLALDHQILALPAGRTVVRLLPPLVVDESHADETVDALAEVLA, from the coding sequence ATGAACGGCTTCGTCTTCTCCCAGAAACCCATCGAGATCGAATCGGGGTCCGGCCCGTACCTGACCAGCACCGACGGGACCGAGTACCTCGACATGGGCGCGAGCTACGCGGTCGCGAGCGTCGGCCACAGCCATCCCGACGTCGTCGCGGCCGTCCAGCAGCAGGCCGAGGAGTTACTGTTCGTCCAGGGGTCGTACCCCGTGGCGGTGCGCCAGGCGCTCCGCGAGAAACTGGCCGCCATCGCGCCGGGCGACCTCGAGGACGTCTGGCTCGCGAACTCGGGCACCGAGGCGAACGAAGCCGCCCTCAAGTTCGCCCGCCACGCGACCGGCCGATCGAAGATCGTCGCCGCCAACCGGGCGTTCCACGGACGGACCATGGGATCGCTGGCCGCCACGTGGAAGGGGAAGTACAAACAGGGCTTCGAACCCCTCGCCGGCGATTTCGTCCACGTCCCCTACGACGACCCCGAGGCGCTGGCAGCGGCAGTCGACGAGGAGACGGCGGCCGTCATCCTCGAACCCATCCAGGGCGAGGGCGGGATCCGCCCGGCCTCGACCGAGTACCTGCAGACCGCCCGCGAAGTGACCGCGGAGACGGGCGCAGCGCTGGTCTTCGACGAGATCCAGACGGGACTCGGCCGCACGGGGACGATGTGGGCCCACGAGACGGCCGGCGTCGTCCCCGATGCGCTCACCGTCGCCAAGGGGCTCGGAAGCGGTCTGCCCGTCAGCGCCACCGTCGTCGCCGACTGGATCGCCGACGACCCCGGCAATCACGGGTCGACGTTCAGCGGGAGTCCAATCGTCGCCGCCGCCGCTGGGGCGACACTCGACGTCATCGAGGCCGAATCGCTCGTCGAAAACGCCGCCTCGGTCGGTGGCTACCTGCAGTCGAGACTGGCGGCCCTCGACGAACCCCGCGACGTCCGGGGCGAGGGGCTGCTCGTCGGTATCGAGGTGAAGCGGGGGGCGAACCGGCACCTCAAACACCTCGCGCTGGACCACCAGATCCTGGCGCTGCCCGCCGGCCGGACGGTCGTCCGCCTCCTCCCACCACTCGTGGTGGACGAGTCACACGCCGACGAGACGGTCGATGCGCTGGCCGAGGTGCTGGCCTGA
- a CDS encoding [LysW]-lysine hydrolase, which yields MDDARTLLTDLVSTPSVSGGESEAARILVEAFERAGREVWIDEVGNVRAPADDSVLLTSHIDTVPGEVPVREEDGFLWGRGSVDATGPLAAMAVAAVETGVSFVGVVEEETTSRGARHLVETRDAPDAVVNGEPSGWAGIVLGYRGYHAGSYRVEVPSAHTAVDDQNAIERAMDWWDRVEAAVGDETARDATAFERATAKPVGIEGGVTEDGLATEALVDAQFRLPPGTTGTDVESTVDAVTESGAVAWDEPIPPVMRSPRNAVARALRAGIRAADGEPTHLRKTGTSDMNLFAEAWDVPMATYGPGDSSLDHAPDERLELAEFDRSVAVLTHATAALAE from the coding sequence ATGGACGACGCGCGGACACTCCTCACGGACCTCGTCTCGACCCCCTCTGTTTCGGGTGGAGAGAGCGAAGCAGCAAGAATCCTCGTCGAGGCCTTCGAACGCGCTGGTCGGGAGGTCTGGATTGACGAGGTCGGGAACGTCCGCGCGCCAGCCGACGATAGCGTCCTGCTAACGTCCCATATCGACACCGTTCCCGGCGAAGTGCCCGTGCGCGAGGAGGACGGCTTTCTCTGGGGACGCGGGTCGGTCGACGCGACCGGGCCGCTGGCCGCCATGGCCGTCGCCGCAGTCGAAACCGGGGTGAGCTTCGTCGGGGTCGTCGAGGAAGAGACCACCTCGCGGGGGGCGCGCCACCTCGTCGAGACCCGGGACGCCCCCGACGCCGTCGTCAACGGCGAGCCGAGTGGGTGGGCCGGCATCGTCCTCGGCTATCGCGGGTATCACGCCGGCAGCTATCGCGTGGAGGTGCCATCCGCCCATACCGCGGTCGACGACCAGAACGCCATCGAGCGCGCGATGGACTGGTGGGACCGGGTCGAGGCGGCCGTCGGCGACGAAACGGCCCGGGACGCAACGGCGTTCGAGCGCGCGACCGCGAAACCCGTCGGCATCGAGGGCGGCGTGACCGAAGACGGTCTCGCGACCGAAGCGCTGGTGGACGCCCAGTTTCGGCTGCCCCCGGGAACGACCGGAACGGACGTTGAATCGACGGTCGACGCCGTGACGGAATCCGGTGCCGTCGCGTGGGACGAACCCATCCCACCGGTCATGCGCAGCCCGAGGAACGCGGTCGCACGGGCACTCAGGGCGGGCATCCGGGCGGCAGACGGCGAACCGACCCACCTCCGCAAGACCGGGACGAGCGACATGAACCTCTTCGCCGAGGCCTGGGACGTCCCGATGGCCACCTATGGACCGGGCGACTCCTCGCTCGATCACGCGCCGGACGAGCGCCTCGAACTGGCCGAATTCGACCGGTCGGTCGCGGTGTTGACCCACGCCACCGCGGCGCTGGCCGAGTAG
- the thrC gene encoding threonine synthase yields MVDLTLDTDHVPDVAEDGVWLSCIECNETYAPFDDVIYECDACGGLLEARYADYATFDDFAGEGVWRYADALPVSGSVSIDEGNTPLYEVPGIAEEVGVADLRVKHEGMNPTGSFKDRGMTVGVRVAERLGVGRLVCASTGNTSAALAAYGARANMETLVLLPAGKVAAGKLAQAGLHGATILEVDGNFDDCLDIVSELAEMGEAYLLNSLNPFRLEGQKTIGLEMLEQSTAATGEWPDRIVLPVGNAGNTAALHKAFRELVAAGAMDEDEVPMLTGVQAEGAAPMVEAIENDYDEVRGWDDVETRATAIRIGKPVNAPKALPAIRQTGGTAVAVSDDEITDAQRALAEDGIGVEPASAASVAGLRKLRENGVIEDDERVVCLTTGHLLKDPDAAAAAGGEPTPVPNDVEGVLDVL; encoded by the coding sequence ATGGTAGACCTCACCCTGGACACCGACCACGTGCCCGACGTCGCCGAGGACGGCGTCTGGCTCTCCTGTATCGAGTGCAACGAGACCTACGCTCCCTTCGACGACGTCATCTACGAGTGCGACGCCTGCGGCGGGCTTCTCGAGGCGCGCTACGCCGACTATGCCACCTTCGACGACTTCGCGGGCGAGGGGGTCTGGCGCTACGCCGACGCCCTCCCCGTCTCGGGGAGCGTGAGCATCGACGAGGGCAACACGCCGCTGTACGAGGTGCCCGGTATCGCCGAGGAGGTCGGCGTCGCGGACCTCCGCGTGAAACACGAGGGGATGAACCCGACGGGGAGTTTCAAGGACCGCGGCATGACCGTCGGCGTGCGGGTCGCCGAGCGCCTCGGCGTCGGTCGGCTCGTCTGTGCGAGCACGGGGAACACGAGCGCGGCCCTCGCCGCCTACGGCGCCCGGGCGAATATGGAGACGCTGGTCCTCCTCCCGGCCGGCAAGGTCGCCGCGGGCAAACTCGCCCAGGCGGGCCTCCACGGGGCGACGATCCTGGAGGTCGACGGTAACTTCGACGACTGTCTCGACATCGTCTCCGAACTGGCCGAGATGGGCGAGGCGTACCTCCTCAACTCCCTCAACCCGTTCCGCCTCGAGGGCCAGAAGACCATCGGCCTGGAGATGCTGGAGCAATCGACGGCGGCGACGGGCGAGTGGCCCGACCGCATCGTCCTCCCGGTCGGCAACGCCGGCAATACGGCGGCCCTGCACAAGGCATTCCGCGAACTGGTAGCGGCCGGTGCGATGGACGAAGACGAGGTCCCGATGCTCACCGGCGTCCAGGCCGAGGGTGCCGCACCCATGGTCGAGGCCATCGAGAACGACTACGACGAGGTGCGGGGCTGGGACGACGTCGAAACCCGCGCGACCGCCATTCGCATCGGCAAGCCCGTCAACGCCCCGAAGGCGCTCCCGGCCATCCGGCAGACCGGCGGTACAGCAGTCGCGGTCTCCGACGACGAGATCACCGACGCCCAGCGCGCCCTCGCCGAGGACGGCATCGGTGTCGAACCCGCGAGCGCCGCCTCCGTGGCTGGCCTGCGGAAACTCCGCGAGAACGGCGTCATCGAAGACGACGAGCGGGTCGTCTGTCTCACCACCGGCCACCTCCTGAAGGACCCCGACGCCGCCGCGGCCGCCGGTGGCGAACCGACGCCGGTGCCGAACGACGTCGAGGGCGTCCTGGACGTCCTGTAG
- the serA gene encoding phosphoglycerate dehydrogenase, whose amino-acid sequence MKVLVTDPIADAGLERIREAGHEAVTAYDVSGDELLDAISDAHGLIVRSGTEVTEAVFEAAENLIIVGRAGIGVDNIDIDAATDHGVIVANAPEGNVRAAAEHTVAMAFATARSIPQAHARLRAGEWAKGDYLGTEVNGKTLGVVGLGRVGQQVAKRLGPLGMDIVAFDPYIGEDRAEQLGAELVDLDTCLDRADFLTVHVPLTDETEGLIGEAELAQLEGGYVVNTSRGGVVDEAALAEAVKDGVLAGAALDVFTQEPVSPDNPVLDVDDIIVTPHLGAATEAAQENVATSTADQVVAAFNDEPVINALNAPSVDESAFPRIRPYIGLAETAGKVAANLFEGRIGTIEVTYGGDIAEEDVELITASAQKGVFEPLEWQVNAVNAPQVAKERGIEVSETKSRQAQDFQSFVSVTVTDGEESLTVSGTLFAGEDPRLISIDGYRVDAVPHGHMLVARNRDEPGVIGFIGSTLGEYDVNIAGMFNGRETIGGEALTVYNLDDPVPDDLVADLLADDRITDVSYIELNGTE is encoded by the coding sequence ATGAAGGTACTCGTTACCGACCCCATCGCCGATGCGGGTCTCGAACGGATTCGCGAGGCGGGCCACGAGGCCGTGACCGCCTACGACGTCAGCGGCGACGAACTGCTCGACGCCATCAGCGACGCGCACGGGCTCATCGTCCGCTCCGGCACCGAGGTCACCGAGGCGGTCTTCGAAGCCGCCGAGAACCTGATCATCGTCGGTCGGGCCGGTATCGGCGTGGACAACATCGACATCGACGCTGCCACCGACCACGGCGTCATCGTGGCCAACGCCCCCGAGGGCAACGTCCGCGCGGCCGCAGAACACACCGTCGCGATGGCCTTCGCGACGGCCCGCTCCATCCCGCAGGCACACGCCCGCCTCCGGGCCGGCGAGTGGGCGAAGGGCGACTACCTCGGCACCGAGGTCAACGGCAAGACGCTGGGCGTGGTCGGTCTCGGTCGGGTCGGCCAGCAGGTCGCCAAACGACTCGGGCCGCTCGGGATGGACATCGTGGCCTTCGACCCGTACATCGGCGAGGACCGGGCCGAGCAACTCGGCGCGGAACTCGTCGACCTGGACACCTGTCTCGACCGCGCGGACTTCCTGACCGTCCACGTCCCCCTCACCGACGAGACGGAGGGACTCATCGGCGAGGCGGAACTCGCCCAGCTAGAGGGCGGCTACGTCGTCAACACCTCCCGTGGGGGCGTCGTCGACGAGGCGGCGCTGGCCGAAGCCGTCAAGGACGGTGTCCTCGCTGGCGCGGCACTCGACGTCTTCACCCAGGAACCCGTCTCACCGGACAACCCGGTCCTCGACGTCGACGACATCATCGTGACCCCCCACCTCGGGGCGGCCACGGAGGCGGCCCAGGAGAACGTCGCCACCTCGACGGCCGACCAGGTCGTCGCCGCGTTCAACGACGAACCGGTTATCAACGCGCTCAATGCGCCGTCGGTCGACGAGAGCGCCTTTCCCCGTATCCGGCCGTACATCGGCCTGGCGGAGACCGCTGGCAAGGTCGCCGCGAACCTCTTCGAGGGTCGCATCGGCACCATCGAGGTCACATACGGGGGCGACATCGCCGAAGAGGACGTCGAACTGATTACCGCCTCGGCCCAGAAGGGCGTCTTCGAACCGCTCGAGTGGCAGGTCAACGCGGTCAACGCGCCGCAGGTTGCCAAAGAGCGCGGTATCGAGGTCTCCGAGACCAAGTCTCGCCAGGCACAGGACTTCCAGAGTTTCGTCTCGGTCACCGTGACCGACGGCGAGGAGTCGCTTACGGTCAGCGGCACCCTCTTCGCCGGCGAGGACCCACGTCTCATCTCCATCGACGGCTACCGGGTCGACGCGGTCCCGCACGGCCACATGCTCGTGGCCCGGAACCGGGACGAACCGGGCGTCATCGGCTTCATCGGGTCGACGCTGGGCGAATACGACGTCAACATCGCGGGGATGTTCAACGGTCGCGAGACCATCGGCGGGGAGGCGCTGACGGTCTACAACCTCGACGACCCCGTTCCCGACGACCTGGTCGCCGACCTTCTGGCCGACGACCGTATCACCGACGTCTCCTACATCGAGCTCAACGGCACCGAGTGA
- the serB gene encoding phosphoserine phosphatase SerB: MYCQRLPYQVISICVDNLWRRTGRSRDDRGRIATLEVGGVQAEHMLVAFDFDGTLSDSEMTVLLGARQGVAEEMEDITSRAMNDEISYAESLRNRAALLEGLPESKATEAFEEVELRPGAADVIHAIEDAGHTTAILTGGFTDGVQAALDHEDVSVDHLVANDLPVADGALTGEVTGPLIEGTKDDALAALADDLNIPLEETVAVGDGANDLPMLDVAGLSIGFQPKSAVRPHCDVSVSTMDELQTLLGDHGVLANS; this comes from the coding sequence ATGTATTGTCAGAGACTCCCATACCAGGTGATATCCATATGTGTGGACAATTTGTGGCGACGAACCGGCCGGAGCCGCGACGATCGTGGACGCATCGCCACCCTTGAAGTCGGGGGGGTCCAAGCGGAACACATGCTCGTCGCTTTCGACTTCGATGGAACGCTTTCGGACTCCGAGATGACCGTTCTGCTGGGTGCCAGGCAGGGCGTCGCCGAGGAGATGGAGGACATCACCTCCCGCGCGATGAACGACGAGATCAGCTACGCCGAGAGTCTTCGGAACCGGGCGGCGCTGCTCGAGGGACTTCCCGAATCGAAGGCCACTGAGGCCTTCGAGGAGGTCGAGTTACGCCCCGGCGCGGCCGACGTCATCCACGCCATCGAGGACGCGGGGCATACGACCGCGATCCTCACGGGCGGGTTCACGGACGGGGTCCAGGCCGCCCTCGACCACGAGGACGTGTCGGTCGACCACCTGGTCGCCAACGACCTGCCCGTCGCGGACGGCGCGCTCACCGGCGAGGTGACCGGTCCGCTCATCGAAGGGACGAAAGACGACGCCCTGGCGGCTCTCGCGGATGATCTGAACATCCCGCTCGAGGAGACGGTCGCCGTCGGTGACGGCGCGAACGACCTCCCGATGCTCGACGTCGCGGGCCTCTCCATCGGCTTCCAGCCCAAGAGCGCGGTTCGCCCGCACTGCGACGTGTCCGTCTCGACGATGGACGAACTCCAGACGCTTCTCGGCGATCACGGCGTCCTCGCGAACTCGTGA
- a CDS encoding homoserine O-acetyltransferase, with amino-acid sequence MTGATTPTTDPAPTEPASGHTTVNIGQFEFERGGSVDMDVAYETYGDPSNPPVLVAHALTGSQYVAGSAPDSLGAQAEAWWNDVVGQGRPVDTREFYVISANVPGSCYGTTGPASEGPDGDPYGPDFPAVTVTDWVHAQARLLDHLGIDTLYAVLGGSVGGMNAIEWAKQYPERVERVAAIATGARVDAQTLALDSVARRAITADDDFDGGNYYGGEHPDDGLATARRIGHVQYLSKDSMDDRFGRRTAQRAISSLDDPTADAFPYRDVASYLDYNAERFTTRFDANSYLYLLRAMDEYDLAHGVGTDAAALADFDGEALVVSYTGDWHFTVEQGETLATAFERAGAAVSHRVVNSDYGHDAFLVEPETVGAPLRAFLDGGADGADFAPVHASLFS; translated from the coding sequence ATGACAGGCGCCACGACACCCACCACCGATCCCGCCCCGACGGAGCCCGCATCCGGTCACACGACCGTGAATATCGGCCAGTTCGAGTTCGAACGCGGTGGATCCGTGGACATGGACGTCGCCTACGAGACCTACGGCGACCCCAGTAATCCCCCCGTCCTCGTCGCCCACGCCCTCACCGGGAGCCAGTACGTCGCCGGCTCCGCGCCCGACTCGCTCGGTGCGCAGGCGGAGGCCTGGTGGAACGACGTCGTGGGCCAGGGCCGCCCCGTCGACACCCGCGAGTTCTACGTCATCTCCGCCAACGTCCCTGGCTCGTGCTACGGGACGACCGGTCCCGCGAGCGAGGGGCCGGACGGCGACCCCTACGGACCCGACTTCCCGGCCGTCACGGTGACGGACTGGGTCCACGCACAAGCACGACTCCTCGATCATCTCGGCATCGATACGCTCTACGCCGTCCTGGGCGGGAGCGTCGGCGGGATGAACGCCATCGAGTGGGCCAAGCAGTACCCCGAGCGTGTCGAACGCGTTGCCGCCATCGCCACCGGCGCCCGGGTCGACGCCCAGACGCTCGCGCTGGACAGCGTCGCCCGGCGAGCGATCACCGCGGACGACGACTTCGACGGTGGAAACTACTACGGCGGCGAGCATCCCGACGACGGCCTGGCGACGGCCCGCCGCATCGGTCACGTCCAGTACCTCTCGAAGGACTCGATGGACGACCGCTTCGGCCGACGGACCGCCCAGCGCGCCATCTCGTCGCTCGACGACCCCACGGCCGACGCTTTCCCGTATCGGGACGTCGCCTCCTATCTCGATTACAACGCCGAGCGCTTCACCACCCGCTTCGACGCCAACAGCTACCTCTACCTCCTGCGAGCGATGGACGAGTACGACCTCGCCCACGGCGTCGGCACGGACGCCGCCGCGCTGGCCGACTTCGACGGCGAGGCGCTCGTGGTCTCCTACACCGGCGACTGGCACTTCACCGTCGAGCAGGGCGAGACCCTCGCGACGGCCTTCGAGCGTGCCGGGGCCGCCGTCTCCCACCGCGTCGTGAACAGCGACTACGGCCACGACGCCTTCCTCGTCGAACCGGAGACGGTCGGCGCACCGCTGCGCGCGTTCCTCGACGGCGGCGCTGACGGTGCCGACTTCGCCCCCGTCCACGCCAGTCTGTTCAGCTAA